A genome region from Scyliorhinus torazame isolate Kashiwa2021f chromosome 13, sScyTor2.1, whole genome shotgun sequence includes the following:
- the snrpf gene encoding small nuclear ribonucleoprotein F, translating into MSLPLNPKPFLNGLTGKPVMVKLKWGMEYKGYLVSVDGYMNMQLANTEEYIDGALAGHLGEVLIRCNNVLYIRGVEEEEEDGEMRE; encoded by the exons ATG AGTTTACCATTGAATCCAAAACCATTCCTCAATGGCTTAACTGGCAAACCGGTGATGgtgaagttaaagtggggaatggaATACAAGGGCTACTTGGTGTCAGTTGATGGATATATGAACATGCAG CTGGCGAACACAGAAGAATATATTGATGGTGCTTTAGCGGGACATCTTGGCGAAGTCCTAATAAG GTGTAACAATGTTCTGTACATCAGAGGAGTTGAGGAAGAGGAAGAAGATGGAGAAATGAGAGAGTAA